In Euphorbia lathyris chromosome 2, ddEupLath1.1, whole genome shotgun sequence, the sequence tttgataaggttgcggctattaagaccaatagcatgattatcagaaatcattttgatggcctccatgttatcagactccacagaaagcctcttaacgcTCAGGCTTTtagcaagcttgataccagagagaataccccagAACTCCACAGAGAAGGAAGAGCCCAACCCCAGattctgggtgaacccagaaagccaggcgccccccgcatctctaagaacatctccggcagcaatcttaccattgataaggcaggagccatccgtattcaactttaCAACCCcatctctcggcctgctccatcccacgagatggacatcactttcctgggtagacctggcaagggaatcccctttgaaACTCTCAATAATAGTAGAGAGTTTTTTtgagaagaactcagctaagtttggaataaaaacagttttattaccaaaaatctcctcgtttctccacttccaaatttggtgacagatgatagcaaagaaaatgtcaccatgctccatttAAGTCAGTAATTTCCCACTaataccatcagagaaccagtcattctcagAGTGGGCCAGGAAGGAAGAGagaatatggtgtgggagaattttcttccaaacctctttactcttagagcaaaccctaagagcatggcacaaagtttcatAATGACcactgcatctactgcaagctccagagtCCGCCAAATGCCGTCTGTGCCTaaccgaattagtaagcaacctgtccttaactcccagccataggaaactcctaatacggtaagggactttgagggcccaaatggatttccaaatatccgagggaggatcggaCCTGTTGagggtaaaagcttcaaaggcagatttgcaagaataaactccattattagtcagcgcccaaTAATGCCTATCCATGtcctcctcttgattactaaccttcactccccgaattctaaggagagtctccaggctaaagaaggtatcaaactttgaccagatccagtcccccttagagtccaccacatcgacAATCCTCCAGTTacggatatcactaggcggggggggggggggggtgggaGCAACACACATCTactaacggtttatccccaatccaggtgtcaaacCAGAAGCTGATGttcttaccattacccacctccagaccaacccctaagcagaactctgcaaacacggtgctaagccctttccagaggaaggaacaattgacaactctctccttagggcccccgaagattttgtcttttcgatacttaccacagagaaggcgaacccaaagagaggaggggcattgccacatacgccaaaggagtttcattaataaaactttattattatccttagctttcctaatgcccagaccaCCAGAATCTTtcggctgacaaacctcactccaaggcactagatggatctttcttccctccgcagcttccccccacaggaacctacggttaatcttatcaagatcattaagcacatgatccggaagctgacaagcctgcataatgtgattgggagctGCACAATTAActgattgaattaacgtgaggcggccaacGAGAGatagagtcttggctttccacgtggcacacttcatattaactttatccaaagtatctttaaaagaaacttttgacactctctcactgtggaggggaatacccagatacttcccaagagaatcagtaagaggaatacctgaaagatcacttaatcttttaTAGACTCTCGgtttcatattcttagagcacatcatcctagatttctggatattaagtttctgcccagaggccgaacaaaaacattcaagaatatccataataatactcaactgctcctcattaccttccagaaagataaggacatcgtctgcaaagaataagtgagtcacctggggacagaagctattGATAGCCACCGGGTGGAAACTCCTATTATCTATTACATCTTGAATCAGGTGAGataacctctccatagcaataacgaagaggaagggactcataggatcaccctgacggatTCCCCGGCCCGGAGaaaactcctccgacatatccccattaaccataacttgaaacacaagAGAAGagatacataccttaattaaccttctccagctgtccgggatcctagctctctccagactctccatcaggaaattCCAGTTGAtacgatcataggccttctccaaatccagctgcagagccacaatgcctttcttccccttcctaatcttcatcgtgtggaccatctcttgggcaatcaccacattatccatcatttgtctaccaggcacaaaactaccctgattctgacaaatgatcgcaggaagaatgccacggattctattaggcacaatctttgtaaccgtcttataaagaacattacaaagactgataggtctcatatgcaaaaaggaagaaggcttatcaatttttAACCAAGCTTTAATGGGGAAATTCTGTTGGGAGCTTTTGCAAGGCAGTTCTTTGGTTGTGGACTTACTAAGGCACCGTTTTTTTACGGCTTCGGGGCAGCCTAAGGTTCGCATCTCTAACTCTTCCATCTGGGTCTCTTATCGGCCAACTTATTCGGTTATCAGGCAAAATTGCACTTGGTGGATTGGCGGTCATTCGAACCACAATTTCTGGACTGACAACTGGATCTCTCCTTTTGTGGCAGATCAATTAGAGATTTCTCCCCGGGTTCAAACTGGCCTGTTTAATTGTGTGGAAGAATTTCTTGTAGGGAATGATTGGCACAATCTGCACTGGCTTCCGGTTAACATTCAGAATGCCATATACGGGATTTCTCGGGGGCTTGATGACTCGGATTTTTGTATTTGGACACCTTCTGACACGGGACAACTCTCTGTTAAAACTTTCTACAGTCATTTAACGCTTCAGGCTGCGACGGTTGACTAGGGAAAATTTCTTTGGACAGCTTTCATCCCACCTAGCCGCTCGGCCACCTGCTGGAAGCTGCTGCATCAGTGTATCGCTACACAAACATCATTGCAGGTTTGGGGCTTTCAATTTGCTTCTCGCTGTGAGCTCTGTAAGTGTAATATTGAATCTGATGAGcatctctttttattttatgttgtgGCTGCAAAACTTTAGGAGAGTATCGGGCATGGATTTGGCATGACCATTACTCCTGCTGCCCCTTTCTCTGCTTTCTTTTTTTATCTTCAGCATCGCCGCCTCCCCCGTCAGCAGCTGAAGTTATGGAAAATTGCAATCATCACATGCCCTTGGCTAATTTGGATATCTCGCAACCGTGCTATTTTTGACGGAgaactcccttcaatccaaattattatctcTCAACTCTGGAATCATATTCGTGAAGCTGGTCAGGCTGTCGCTGAATCTGTTCAGTACAGGCCGCCTCCTGCCCCCGACTACGCTATCAGATGGATTCATCCTCTTGCAGGATGGATCAAAGTCAACATGGACGGTTCAGCAGCTGGGGCGCCAGGCAATGCAGGGCCAGGTGGAATTTTTCGAACATCAAGGGGCTTTGCAAGAGGCTGTTTTGCCTTTCCGATTGGTAACAGCTTTGCGCATATTACTGAACTTCGGGCTATTACTTTCACGGTCGATATGGCTTGGGAGAAAGGCTGGCATCAGCTTTGGATCGAATCTAACTCCACCCTAGCAGTTACCTTGATGAAAGAAAGATCATGTAGCGTCTACAAAAGGAAGAGGAGAAGAATCAAAAATGTCGAAAATGAGCAATATTACAAAGGtcgtcaaaaataaaagattgacAAAATGTTGGGGCAGCCGGCCACCAAACAAGTTCGTTGAAGAGAGCACCGTGACGAGCAAGGGCGTCAGAGACACGATTCCCTTCTCTGTAAATGTGTGTGATTTGTACCGTCATAAGAGAGCATTGATGTAGACACTTTAGCCATTCTTGGCAAACCACCCGTAAAAACACCGGAAATAAAAAAGTGTAAGAACTTGAATTTGATTGGTTGAATAAACTAGAAATTACAAGAAAATGTGTTGAAATAAAGAAAAGTGTATAAATTTATGATTGGAAATAAACTTAGGTagaattcatttatttttatagattttttgaTGTCCTTGAAAATGAATATGATGACCACTTCCACAGTAACTATCCATAATCTTTAAAGGCCACTTCTCATTACCTTTTCCACTAATTTCTAGGAGGTCTctattcttttattaatatatcgGGATCATTTGTTTCTTCGGACGGAGgtaccaacctagttgggatgtccgtcAGTAGTTTCCATTCACTACCCTgcctttattcaaaaaaaaaaaaaaaactcctagCAATGTCATGAATCCCTATATATGATTAAACATAAGTGTTTAcattcatttttaattatttgtattattgAACTTAATGTAtagtttaattaaattttattatatgagtagactaattaaataatataaatccattaatgattatttaattaaattaagtttttaTGTCGTACTCCGTGACAACAAATACATTTACATAAAAGGGGAGATGCGATGCGAAGAAAAACACTTTCGGATGATTCAATTCATGcacattaattgatttttaccaAACATATCCCTATTTAAGttgcatttttttattattttggaaatagttaaaaattaatttatatttcttAGTTCTTATGTTTTAACGTTAAATAGTCAACAAAATCCAAAGAAAAAAATCGCATATGCTGACCGATCAGTCTAGTTGTGGCGCACAAAGTATACTAACAAACAAAACTCGGAGAAAAGAAACTTTTCTAATGTACCGACCCACTAGCAAATTGAAagctaaagaataaaaaaatagagaaaatgcCATAATTTAATGAGGTTCAGCCAATATTACATGCATTCTAAAATACTACCAAATAATATTTCAAATGGACAAATATAATGTAGAGAAAATAACTAAGTCTTAGAATTAGATAGGGCAAGTGGTTGAATTCTTTGAATTAAAGCTCAAAATCTAATATATAGCATTAGaaaagttttataatttatactttTCCAACCTATTGGCTTCCAAGATTCCTAAAACAGCCAATTTTTCTACAATTTCAAACTCAAGAAATAATCCATCTCAAACCGTAAATGGAATCTAAATACGAAATAGTAAGAAATAAGAGCAATATTGCACATTACATGAGCCGTTATTAAAAAGACAATTTATATGTGACCAATATTTGACCACTATTTATTGTTGTTAGCTCAGCTGCAAAGCTCCATTCTGGTACTGCTACTATTGTATCAATTCATTTTAGCCTGACCTCCCTTTCTCTTTTTAGCAATGTACTCGAACAAGCTCCCATCAAACAGACGACGAATAGAATCTTTAGACAGATAGCCCTCTTCATCTTTAGCAATACCATAAACCAGAATCCACTCCAATTTTTCTGCTAGcctgcatatatattaattattacatTCATTTCTAAAACATCAAAATAGATtgagtttttcttttttgatcTAGGAACAAACCATCCTATGAAGTCAAAGTTGAGTCGATTTCCTTCTGTCATGTTCATCAGCTCTTTAAAGCTTAACTTGTGTGGTACAGTTTTAGCATACTTACTGAACATGTTCTCAAGATTCACAGGCATATATCTGCACCAAACAATAATGATCAAGTTACACGGATTGTCTATATAAATCGTGTTAGAATAGTAggtgaattaattaattaccgtCCTTCGGTGTCGTAGACTCCAGTGTCACTGCCATGTTTGCCTAAATGTATGTTGACTATGTAGATGGGAAAACGGAGGGAAGGAAAACGCTTTTTCTACATCTCGacataaataattaagaaaCAGAACGGAAAAGAAACATAATATTTTCATTGaaacaaattaagaaaaaatgacTTACAGATTGAGTTGGAATACTGAAGAAAACATGGAAAGCAATTGTCAGAATAAGAGCGATGATTACATTAAAACCAAGTTGACGACATCCTGTaatataacttaattagaatttaATTACTTTATTATTGAAGttctataataataaaaaaaaaaatataccttTAAATGTCTCCGAGGGGTAAACAATTCCATCGTTGTTTTGGTCAAAAAAGGCGACATGCTGCTGAAGAACAGTCATATCATTATGGTCATGGCCTTGAGTTCCATTTGGATGTTCTTTATCAGGAGCTATCAATGCTCTTGCCAGATCTGTTTTACTTGTCAAATTAattcttaaatctaaatttgTGAATATGATAAAATAATGAACCAAATACTTTAATACAGTGATCAAGATTCACCGTCTCTCGTGATTTATGAGtgctaaattaatatttttggtgtttttacataaaaaaaattaaaaactcatgcacaatttctataaaaaatttAGCGTTTTCTGGTGATCAGTGGGTGCTCAAGCCCCTAAGTCCCCTTCTGGATCCGTCCTCTGGTTTAATAGAAATGGAATTATGTTAGAAAAACTCACAGGGCTTAGGCAAGGTGGTTTCCAAATCAGCGGAAACTGGTCGATCAGAAGTAAtaggtgctttagatgctgtTGTTGCCATTGAATCCTCTCCATCTTCCATTTCTCCACCTTCAAATCGTCAAAAACCCTTATTatgatttactttttaatttaaaaaaaggatttcaggATTCACAGGCATATAATAGGTATGATGTTCATAATGAAATGCATGCAAGATTGAATACTTATATTTTGCGacgaaattttaataatttgcgACGGATATTTCCATCGGAGTTGAGTGATTTTGTAGTGCATATGGAATACTTACCTTTCCGGGACGAAAGTTGCTCAGTCACTGGCATATTTGATGTGTTGCTGAGTATATACTGAAAAGAATGAACTGTGCATCTTATAAATATGCTCATTAATTACTCCGAGCATCTCCAatcatttcttttattattattattattgcacATACCAAAGTTATAACATCCCACATTTTATGAATTAATAGTCAAAATCAGCCTAAAAGTTTGTatcaatttaattcaaaatgaattttgGGTATTAACTTAGCCTTGTTGGTAAATTTTGATAAACCCCTCAAATTGAGTTTTAAtacctaaaatttataaaatgttAGCCAATTTATTTGCCCACGTTGAATTGATCCCCAATTTTAAAGGTAATTATGACCCTTAAGGCTCGTTTGATTCGCGGAACAGAGAGAGAATAGAATAGCTATTCCTAAGAAATAGCTATTCCCAcctttggtacaatattttttatggaatagctattccatggaatCCCTGTTCCTTGTtttcatggaatagctattctttaaTTTATCAAAGGAATAGTCTATtcctaattttgtatttttgtaatttacaaaattacccTCTATTAAATCTTCAATCTTCTCTCTAGCCCATTTCTCGAATCCTATATATTTTGGcgaatccataatttatattataaaaaaacgtgaaaatgaaaaaatgagaaaaacagttaaaaaaatgtaaaaatacgaaaaatatgaaacacaaaAACGAGAATAATGTAAAAAAGttacaaacacgagaatatgtaaaaaaaacgcgaaaaacatgaaaacgggaaaaaacaagaaaacacacacaaaaaaaaaagaaaacacatgaatagcgcgaaaaagtgacaaaacacgaaatatactaaaaacgtgaaaaaatacgaaaaacacgaaaacgtgaaaaaatacgaaaaacacgaaaacgtgaaaaaatatgaaaaacatgaaaacataaaaaaatacgaaaaacacgaaaacgtaaaaaatacgaaaaacacgaaaacgtaaaaatggtaaaacacaaaaatgtgacaatacgtgaaaaacgcgataaacatgaaaatgcaaaaaacgcaaacaaaacacgaaaacatgaaaaaaatacgaaaaacatgaaaaagcgtgaataacacgaaaaagtaacaaaatacggAAAATACAAAATCGCGAAAAAAACGAAAGCacgaaaaactaaaacgtgaaaaagcaaaacaatgcaataacgtgaataacacgaaaacgtgacaaaacgcgaaaaatatgaaaatatgaacaaacaccaaaaacaataaaacttggaaaacatgaaaaagcataaaaaaatgaaaaaatatgaaaatgtataaaaaaaacgtaataaacgcattttttttatatttttgtgtttttaacgtttttcacgtttttcgctttttcacattttcgaattttttcactttttgtgttttcacgtttttttttgcattttttttcacgtttttttgtttttttgtttttcatattttcgtgtttttaacattttcatgttttccacatctttttatgttttttttttgcattttcttgttttcatgaGTTTTTTCTAcatgtttttcctatttttgcgTTTTCATAACTTTCCACGTCTCtataattatgtttttattgttttttcgtttttaaatttttttgtgtttttttccgTCTTTCATGTTTcccttttttctgtttttttatatatttcttaaaataatatatattaaatatttgaacaattaatagtaataattaaaattttaaaagaaataagacaTTACATTTGAGGGTAATATTGTcttttcaataaataaaaaactatctattccattctattttattccaccaaccaaacataataataattattcatAGGAATTTCTATTAcattctttgctattctattcATTTGGAATAGTCATTCTATTCCATTTCATTCTATTCCGCAAACCAAACGACACCTTAATTCTACATTTTAGATTTAGGGTTAAAAGTATTATTGGTTGCTGGACCTATATAATTGTCTAACTTCagtttgtctcaataaaatcactttgtTTTGACTTTTGTTTTAATTAGGCCACTCGCCAATTTcaatggttaaaaaaaattgaaataataaCATGAGTGACATGTTAATATGAGTCAACTCAGATCACTGATTGAAACAAAATGTGACATCCACGcgtcggttatttttatgaaaaaaactaaactttgttttttttcttaaaaataaccGACATGTGATAGCTAGGTGACACATACATGGATGTCACGTTTCGTTTCGGTCAGAGATCTGAGTTGACTCATGTTGATGTGTCACCAATGTCGTTATTTTGATTCTTTTTAACCACTGAAATTGACGGAGAGACCTAATTAAGacaaaacttaaaattaaataattttattaggaTAAATTGAAATTTAATAACTATTTTAAGATAACTATGTAAATTCAGTGActaatggtgcatttaacccgtTTGGTTTGTCTACATGCAAATATTAGGTAAGTacataatattatatttatttataatttttatttttaactaaagtttatattataatgaacaaaaaataggtaaaacgaaaaaaaaagattaaaataaaaaacatgaaaaatagaaTAGGAAACGTGACAATgtgaaaaacaaacaaacaattcgtttgtttttcgtttttttttttttttttttttttttgaaatgaaacCTTTCATTAAAACGAACAGGATTAGATGTCCTGTTCCAGAACTAAAGTTAGCTAGAAAGGTTTTACACTTGAATAGAAAAGA encodes:
- the LOC136216492 gene encoding probable peroxygenase 3 — protein: MPVTEQLSSRKGGEMEDGEDSMATTASKAPITSDRPVSADLETTLPKPYLARALIAPDKEHPNGTQGHDHNDMTVLQQHVAFFDQNNDGIVYPSETFKGCRQLGFNVIIALILTIAFHVFFSIPTQSKKRFPSLRFPIYIVNIHLGKHGSDTGVYDTEGRYMPVNLENMFSKYAKTVPHKLSFKELMNMTEGNRLNFDFIGWLAEKLEWILVYGIAKDEEGYLSKDSIRRLFDGSLFEYIAKKRKGGQAKMN